Genomic DNA from Roseburia intestinalis L1-82:
CCGGATGCAAGATACACTCTGTCATCGTCATCAAATAACAATGAACAATCATGATAAAACCCTTCAATTGTCTGTTTCTTCCATGGTCCATAGATATCCTTCGACTGAAACAGATAAGTCTTGCCTGTATCATTTGCAACAAAGCACACATAGAATATACCCTTATGGCAACGAAGGCTTGCTGCCCACATTCCTTTTCCGTAAATGTTCTCATTCTCCTCAAGCCTCTGCCCTGATGTACCGTCCAGTCTATCATACACATATGTAGCATGCTCCCAATGAATAAGGTCATATGAACGTAATATTTCACAGCCCGGCATAAAATGCATGGTTGTGCTAACCATATAATACGTATTTTCTACACGTATAACATCCACATCCGGATAATCAAGCTTTGTAATTGGATTCACATCTCTTTCCATCCATGTCACCTCACTCATTCTGCTCTCCTCCTGTCGTTGACAGCTTCTTCTATTTATCACAGAAAATTTTTATCACTCTATTTATCAGAATGAAATAAATTTTCAAAGAATTTTACTATTTTTTCCCACAGACTCATTTCTTTTTGTTCCTGTTCTATAATATCTGTATCCTGACATGTGATAGAAATATCATCCAGATAAAAGTCTGCATTACCATCTGTTTCAAAAAATAAATAGGCAGAATTTAACTCCTCTGAAATCTCACAAACAGTAGATAATTCTGTCCAATCACCCAATGACTTCTCTTCTACAAGTAATTTTGACTCTGCCCCATCTAATCCCATACGAATTTTCTTATCTTGTGTCTTAACAAATGCAGTAATTTTTATTGTTTTACCGATATAGGAAGACACATCCATTTTCATTGATGCATCATTCTCATTTCTTCTGACGCGAAGTGAGAAACCAATTGCTGCATCCTCTGTATGATTTTCTTCATTTACAACTGTAATCACTGACTGATGACCGCTTCCACGACTGACTGCACCGATGTCCTGTGGTGTTACAGTTTTTGTTTTTCCATCTTCCTTAAATGGTTCAAAAGTGACAAGCATATCTTTTGCTTCAACAGCAATCTTTTCAGGTGTCATAGAGAACTCTTCTCCTTTTGCAGCCATTACCATTGCCTCAAATGCCGGTTTTTTGGACAAATCTGCATTGAAAAGCAATGGATTCGAATCTCTTCTCCATGATGCATCATCTGTTAATCCCCATAATGTCACAGAGGTAAGATTCACTCCCTTTTTTACTTCTTCAATTAAACGTGAGAAAAATTCATAATAAAATTTTGCCTGATAATAATTTGCATTTGCATCTGTTCCGGTACGTCCAATATCCAATTCTGTAATATGAAGCTCCGGTACTGCCGCATTATATTTTTCTAATGCAATCATATACTGCTCAATATTCTGTGTGTCATCAAGATGACCCTGCATACCAATCCCGTCAAGTAAACCATCTCCATAAATCGTACCATCTCCGTCTGGATTAATTACAGAACTCTTTACTTTTTCATGGTTTTCATTCCATGGCTCTTCTGTCAAAAAATGAATAATTGCATCGCTACGGCTTCCAAACCACTCATTATAATCGTTATAAAACAGTTTTGGCTGAATGGAAGAAAGATCATCTGTATCCGCATCCAATCCATAAAGTGATGCATACTGCTTTGCATACAATGTCTCTGCTTCTCTCGCATATAAAAAAGCATAATACAGATAGTCCGGTCCAATAATCTGATACCAATAGCTGCGCCGCAAACCATCATACTGATTCTCGTCGGCCGCTTCATTTACTACATCCCATGCATAAATAACATCTGCATAACCATTCTTGTAAGTATACTCCAATACACCATAGATATACCGCTTTAAACGAGCCAGAAGTTCTTCTCTATCCACCAGACATTCTTCATCCAGCTTTGCCGTATCCGATTTTGTCAGTTTACCGTCTGCGTATGCCTGATAATCAATTGCAAAAATAGAAGGATCCACCTGACTATGCCATACCAATACATGTCCTCTGACCTTCATATTATTTTCCTTTGCCCACTCAAGCATTTCTTCAGCTGCAAAATCGACCTTAAATAAGTTTTCAGACGAAGCATCAAAATTATATGCCGGTTTCAATTCATTTCCAAATGTCATGCTGTTAAACATTCTGTTTATCAGCTCTTCTTTTTCCTGATTTCCAATTTCCGCAGTCGGATCATTCCAATGATCCATTGCCTGACAGGCTATACCTAATTTGAAATAGTCTTCATAAAGCTTATAAAGCTGTTCATAACTGCTTGTATCCACATAGGCATTTTCCTGCCCAGCTGCTTCCACCTGCATTGTTCCCCCTCCTGTCAATCCCAATATAGCCGTTCCCGCCAGCAATAATGCCAGCACTTTTTTTCTTACTTTTCCAGCCTTCATTCTAATTACATCCCTTCTCCGCCTGTCTTTATCCAAATGTTTTACTTTTCCTTCTTAAGGGTAAAGGATAACAGACTCACGTTTCCACCTCCGCGATAGGTGATATAGATTGCCTGCACTCCATCCGGAATGCGGACCGTTGTACTGTATTCTTCCCAAACATTTGTATATTGTACCCGGATACTTCCCAGTACCTCCCCATCCCATCTGGTACGAATTTCAAATACCCCATCACCATATCCTCGTGCCTTAATTGCGATTTCATGAACACCCCGACAATCAAAATATTTAAAACCGGCAGTAGCACCATCCTGAATGTTTCCAATATAGCCCGGCTCTTCGTCACCATCACGTCCATCCTGCATAACCTTTGGAAATCCGTCACCACCAACATATACGGATGGTGTATCCGTAAAAAGATTACATGCCAGATAGCCCAGGTACTCTCCCTCTCCTCTCAATGGTCCTCCATTTAATCCACAGGAGGTAATTTCCACCTGCGGAATGGTTCCGTCAGGCAAAATTTCTATTTTTTCTGCACATCCCTGCCGACTGTACCATGTTCCGCTTGTATGCCGATGGTAAAAAATATACCAATCTTTGCCAATCCGCACGATACTTCCATGATTATTTGCTCCATATGCCATTGGCATTGCGGAGGGCTTATAACTGGCAATATGCAGGTCGCAGTTGCTTACGATAACGCCGCCATAGGTAAATCCCTTTGTCGGTTCTCTACTGATTGCATAACACAATTCATGCATCACAACAGAAGAATATATAAAGTAGTAGTAGTCTCCCACTTTACGAATAGAAGAGGCTTCGAAAAATTCATGCCCCTCAAATCCGGAATTTTTGCCATATTCACAACCCGGTACCACAATTACCGGTGGTTCTTTGATTGTCAGCATATCTGCCCCCAACACAGTTGCCATTGCACCACTTCTTGATTTATCTCCTTTTCCGCAAAAACCTGTGTAAAGAAATGTTTTTTCTCCCTCTGTAAGAACACCCGGATCAAACTGCGGCTCATCCCCATCCCGCT
This window encodes:
- a CDS encoding endo-1,4-beta-xylanase; its protein translation is MKAGKVRKKVLALLLAGTAILGLTGGGTMQVEAAGQENAYVDTSSYEQLYKLYEDYFKLGIACQAMDHWNDPTAEIGNQEKEELINRMFNSMTFGNELKPAYNFDASSENLFKVDFAAEEMLEWAKENNMKVRGHVLVWHSQVDPSIFAIDYQAYADGKLTKSDTAKLDEECLVDREELLARLKRYIYGVLEYTYKNGYADVIYAWDVVNEAADENQYDGLRRSYWYQIIGPDYLYYAFLYAREAETLYAKQYASLYGLDADTDDLSSIQPKLFYNDYNEWFGSRSDAIIHFLTEEPWNENHEKVKSSVINPDGDGTIYGDGLLDGIGMQGHLDDTQNIEQYMIALEKYNAAVPELHITELDIGRTGTDANANYYQAKFYYEFFSRLIEEVKKGVNLTSVTLWGLTDDASWRRDSNPLLFNADLSKKPAFEAMVMAAKGEEFSMTPEKIAVEAKDMLVTFEPFKEDGKTKTVTPQDIGAVSRGSGHQSVITVVNEENHTEDAAIGFSLRVRRNENDASMKMDVSSYIGKTIKITAFVKTQDKKIRMGLDGAESKLLVEEKSLGDWTELSTVCEISEELNSAYLFFETDGNADFYLDDISITCQDTDIIEQEQKEMSLWEKIVKFFENLFHSDK
- a CDS encoding family 43 glycosylhydrolase, whose protein sequence is MKKQAFNPYLPSWEYIPDGEPYVFGDRVYIYGSHDYYNGHVFCLGNYVCWSAPVDELGNWRYEGVIYEKTEDPLNREGKMCLYAPDITKGPDGRYYLYYVLDHVSVVSVAVCDTPAGKFEFYGYVHYADGTRLGERDGDEPQFDPGVLTEGEKTFLYTGFCGKGDKSRSGAMATVLGADMLTIKEPPVIVVPGCEYGKNSGFEGHEFFEASSIRKVGDYYYFIYSSVVMHELCYAISREPTKGFTYGGVIVSNCDLHIASYKPSAMPMAYGANNHGSIVRIGKDWYIFYHRHTSGTWYSRQGCAEKIEILPDGTIPQVEITSCGLNGGPLRGEGEYLGYLACNLFTDTPSVYVGGDGFPKVMQDGRDGDEEPGYIGNIQDGATAGFKYFDCRGVHEIAIKARGYGDGVFEIRTRWDGEVLGSIRVQYTNVWEEYSTTVRIPDGVQAIYITYRGGGNVSLLSFTLKKEK